The nucleotide sequence GATCGCGCTGTTCTTCCTGCGGTTTTGGCGGGGCACCGGTGACCGGCTATTCTTGATCTTTGCCGTGGCCTTTGGTCTGATGTGTGCCACGCGGTTGCTTTCGGCCGTGCTGGGCGCGCAGCATACCCACAGCGGCTACGTCTACACGGTCCGCTTTCTGGCATACCTGTTGATCCTGGCGGCCATCATCGACAAGAACCGGCCGCGGGCAGCGCGGCTACAGGCGTAGGGTGGGACCAGCGAGCTTGCGAGCGCCGGCCCGCTGCAATTTTGGATTTTGGATTTTCGATTTTGGATTCCGACAATCCAAAATCCAAAATCCAAAATCCAAAATCCAAAATTGCGGCGCCGACACATTGACAACGTTAGTCTCTATGGACCACGACGACACAAACCAGCGGCCCCCGTCGGCGCTGCGGTGGATGCCCGAACTTTGGGAATTCGGCCGCCGCCGGGTCCGCTCGCAAGGGCGGCTGATGCTGCTGTCGCTGTTGGTGGGCATGATCGCCGGCGGAGGGGCGATCGTGTTTTTCGTCGCCTGCCAGATGGTGTCGCACTCCGCGCTCGACCGCGTGGCCGGCTATCGGCCGCATGTGCCGCTGGGCGAACCGCCCCTGCTCAAGGAAACCGAGCAAGTTTTTCGGCCCTGGCTGTTGCTGATGGTGCCCACCCTGGGAGGCGTGCTCAGCGGCTTGCTGGTCTACAGCCTGGCGCCCGAGGCCGAAGGGCACGGCACCGACGCCGCCATCGAAGCCTATCACAACCGCCAGGGTCAGATTCGGCCGCGCGTGCCGCTGGTGAAAATCGTGGCCAGTGCCCTGACGTTGGGCACCGGCGGATCGGGCGGGCGAGAGGGGCCGATCGCCCAGATCGGCGCCGGTTTTGGTTCCTTCCTGGGCAGCGTGCTGCGTCTGCGGCCGGCGGAGCGCCGCATCTTGATGGCCGCCGGCATGGGAGCGGGCGTGGCCGCCATCTTTCGCGCCCCGCTGGCCGGCGCGCTGTTCGCCGCCGAGGTGTTGTATCGCTCGCCCGATTTCGAATCGGAGGTGATCATCCCGGCCGGGCTGGCCAGCGTCGCCGCCTATTCGACGTTCGGCATGGTGTTCGGCTGGAAACCGCTCTTCTCGCTGGCGCCCGAGGTGCTGGCCCAGCTCACCTTCGACAATCCGCTCTCGCTGGTGCCTTACTCGCTCTTGGCGCTGTTCATGATCGCGCTGGCCGCCTTTTATGTGCGGTCGTTTTACGCCCTGACGAGATTCTTCAAGCAATTGAAGATCCGGCCGCACATCAAGCCGGCCCTGGGCGCGCTGGCCAGCGGCGCGCTGGCGCTGGCGCTTTATTACGCGCTCGCACGCGACCAGCGCGTGCTGGCGGTGCTCTCGTTCGGCTACGGCGCCCTGCAAGACTCCCTGGCCATGCCGCCCTCCGGCCAGTCGAGCGTCGTCTACGGCTTGCTGCTGCTGGTCGTGGCCCTGGGCAAAATCCTCACCACCGGGCTGACCATCGGCAGCGGCGGATCGGGCGGCGTGTTCGGGCCGTCGATGGTCATCGGAGGATGCGGAGGCGGCGCGTTGGGAATCGCCTTGCACTGGCTGTGGCCCGAACTGGTGCCGCACCCGGCCAGCTTCGTGATCGTGGGCATGGCGGGCTTTTTCGCCGCCGCCGCCAAGACGCCCTTTTCGACGTTGGTGATGGTCAGCGAACTGACCGGCAACTATAACCTCCTCTTGCCGACGCTCTGGGTGTGCGCCCTCGCCTTCCTGCTCAGTGACGACCGCTCGATCTACAGCTCGCAGGTGGCCAGCCGCTCGCGGTCGCCGGCCCATCAAGGCGACTACGTGCGCGACGTGCTGGCCGATTTCACGGTCGGCCAGTTCGTCACCCTGCCACAGAACGTCCCCGTGCTGAGCGCCGCCGATCCGTTGAGCGTCATCCTCGACCGCTTCAGCCGCTCTCCTTATCATGCGTTGCCGGTCACCGACTCCGACGCTCATCTGCTGGGCATTGTGGCGTTGGAAGACATTCACCTCGCTTCACGCTCGCCGAACATCGGGCCGCTGGTGTTGGCCGCCGACCTGATGCGCGACGACATCACCCCCTTGCGCGGCGACGACCGGCTCGACCGTGCCCTGGAGTTGTTCGTCGAAAACGACCAGACCGATCTACCGCTGGTCGACGGAGGCACGTTGCCGCGGGTGATCGGCATCGTGCGGCGGTCGGACATTGCCACCTTGTATTTGCGGTACGTGCATGGGGCGGCGGAGAGCACGGATTATAC is from Pirellulales bacterium and encodes:
- a CDS encoding DUF5985 family protein, yielding MGVFMQGMSAMACLVIALFFLRFWRGTGDRLFLIFAVAFGLMCATRLLSAVLGAQHTHSGYVYTVRFLAYLLILAAIIDKNRPRAARLQA
- a CDS encoding chloride channel protein — its product is MDHDDTNQRPPSALRWMPELWEFGRRRVRSQGRLMLLSLLVGMIAGGGAIVFFVACQMVSHSALDRVAGYRPHVPLGEPPLLKETEQVFRPWLLLMVPTLGGVLSGLLVYSLAPEAEGHGTDAAIEAYHNRQGQIRPRVPLVKIVASALTLGTGGSGGREGPIAQIGAGFGSFLGSVLRLRPAERRILMAAGMGAGVAAIFRAPLAGALFAAEVLYRSPDFESEVIIPAGLASVAAYSTFGMVFGWKPLFSLAPEVLAQLTFDNPLSLVPYSLLALFMIALAAFYVRSFYALTRFFKQLKIRPHIKPALGALASGALALALYYALARDQRVLAVLSFGYGALQDSLAMPPSGQSSVVYGLLLLVVALGKILTTGLTIGSGGSGGVFGPSMVIGGCGGGALGIALHWLWPELVPHPASFVIVGMAGFFAAAAKTPFSTLVMVSELTGNYNLLLPTLWVCALAFLLSDDRSIYSSQVASRSRSPAHQGDYVRDVLADFTVGQFVTLPQNVPVLSAADPLSVILDRFSRSPYHALPVTDSDAHLLGIVALEDIHLASRSPNIGPLVLAADLMRDDITPLRGDDRLDRALELFVENDQTDLPLVDGGTLPRVIGIVRRSDIATLYLRYVHGAAESTDYTV